A region of Rhizobium grahamii DNA encodes the following proteins:
- the otsB gene encoding trehalose-phosphatase: MWQIILLSPEDYALFLDIDGTLLDLAATPDDITVPAALPAQLHAWSQRLDGALALVTGRALTYADKLFTPHRFPIAGLHGTELRNADGAVTRSETSPAFDRFKLELQQAAEALDGVLIEDKGAAVAAHYRLAPERQAEVERLMDRATAVVGPGWALQRGKMVIELRPASADKGMAIETFLSKPPFAGRRPVAIGDDVTDEAMFAAVNRLGGHAIRIGSPSPTTAASLSLPSAAALRELIARISV; encoded by the coding sequence CTGTGGCAGATCATTTTACTTTCGCCTGAAGATTACGCGCTGTTTCTCGATATCGACGGCACATTGCTTGATCTCGCGGCCACCCCCGATGACATCACCGTGCCTGCCGCCCTGCCGGCGCAGCTTCACGCCTGGTCGCAACGTCTTGACGGCGCGCTCGCCCTCGTCACTGGCCGGGCGCTGACCTATGCGGACAAGCTCTTTACGCCTCATCGTTTTCCGATCGCAGGCCTTCACGGCACCGAGCTGCGGAACGCGGATGGCGCCGTCACCAGAAGCGAGACCTCGCCTGCCTTCGATCGGTTCAAGCTGGAGCTTCAGCAGGCAGCGGAGGCGCTCGATGGCGTTCTCATCGAGGACAAGGGCGCAGCCGTTGCCGCCCATTATCGGCTGGCGCCGGAAAGGCAGGCTGAAGTCGAACGCTTGATGGATAGAGCAACAGCGGTCGTGGGCCCAGGGTGGGCTCTCCAGCGCGGCAAGATGGTGATCGAGCTTCGACCTGCCAGTGCCGACAAGGGCATGGCCATCGAGACCTTCCTGTCCAAACCGCCGTTTGCCGGCCGGCGCCCGGTTGCGATCGGTGATGACGTGACCGACGAGGCGATGTTTGCTGCCGTCAATCGGCTCGGCGGTCACGCGATTCGAATCGGCAGCCCCTCGCCCACAACCGCCGCATCGCTGTCGCTGCCCTCGGCAGCCGCGCTGAGGGAACTGATCGCTCGTATCTCCGTTTGA
- a CDS encoding S10 family peptidase, with amino-acid sequence MRLRYMFFVATLLVALPPGLAGAAEGSAPREGVLRLLPGDSVTQHEITIATQKLSYTATAGTLDLFGQDGTQSAAIFYTAYVKKDGDPDRPLTFAFNGGPGAASAFLHLGLVGPKIVDFGPKGDDGAGAKLTDNPQTWLDFTDLVLIDPIGTGWSRTAKADDASKYYNVNTDADTIAKTIALYVAHNNRSASPKYLLGESYGGFRAAKVADALKDNQGIIVSGAVMLSPLIEGQLMFGADQFALGAALELPSLAAAEMDRRNSFDPARQRDAEHFALTDYLTTLAGAPPTGDAGKAFYGKVADLTGIDAAIVEKNRGFLGGSFAKQAAKGLVASPYDAAFTSLDPYPESDESRGDDAILDGFTRAYGGIFANYARNELGFHTDMTYSLLDSDINRRWEWGGRGGGSRLQASITDDIRELLASNPSFRLLVAHGYSDLVTPYGVSRYVIDHLPTSLTTGRVALNVYPGGHMFYTRTEQRAAFTADAKAFYTARRQASPAD; translated from the coding sequence GTGCGGCTTCGATACATGTTTTTCGTCGCGACGCTGCTTGTCGCGCTGCCGCCAGGGTTGGCCGGCGCCGCAGAAGGCAGCGCGCCGCGCGAAGGCGTCCTGCGACTGTTGCCTGGTGATTCCGTCACGCAACACGAAATCACGATCGCTACGCAGAAGCTCAGCTATACGGCGACGGCAGGCACGCTCGATCTCTTCGGCCAGGACGGCACCCAGAGCGCCGCGATCTTCTACACTGCTTACGTCAAGAAAGACGGCGATCCCGATCGGCCGCTGACCTTCGCCTTCAACGGCGGGCCGGGCGCCGCCTCGGCCTTTCTTCACCTCGGCCTGGTCGGACCGAAAATCGTCGATTTCGGCCCCAAGGGCGACGACGGCGCCGGTGCGAAGCTCACCGACAATCCGCAGACCTGGCTCGACTTTACCGACCTTGTCCTGATCGATCCGATCGGTACCGGCTGGAGCCGGACGGCGAAGGCCGACGACGCGTCCAAATACTACAATGTGAACACCGACGCCGACACGATCGCCAAGACGATCGCCCTTTACGTCGCGCACAACAATCGCTCCGCATCGCCGAAGTATCTGCTCGGCGAGAGCTATGGCGGCTTCCGCGCTGCAAAGGTCGCGGATGCCTTGAAGGACAATCAGGGCATTATCGTTTCCGGCGCCGTCATGCTTTCACCGTTGATCGAGGGCCAACTAATGTTCGGTGCCGACCAGTTTGCCCTCGGCGCCGCTCTGGAACTGCCCTCTCTCGCCGCAGCCGAAATGGATCGGCGCAACAGCTTCGATCCTGCGCGCCAACGAGACGCAGAGCATTTCGCGCTGACCGACTATCTGACGACGCTCGCCGGCGCTCCTCCGACCGGAGACGCGGGCAAGGCATTCTACGGGAAAGTTGCCGACCTGACCGGGATCGACGCTGCTATCGTTGAGAAGAACCGCGGTTTCCTCGGCGGCTCGTTCGCAAAGCAGGCCGCCAAGGGACTTGTGGCCAGCCCCTACGACGCCGCTTTCACATCGCTGGATCCTTACCCGGAGTCGGATGAAAGCCGCGGCGACGACGCCATTCTCGACGGTTTTACCCGCGCCTATGGCGGCATATTCGCCAACTACGCCCGCAACGAACTCGGCTTCCATACCGACATGACCTACTCGCTGCTCGACAGCGACATCAACAGGCGCTGGGAATGGGGCGGCCGGGGTGGCGGATCTCGATTGCAGGCGAGCATCACCGACGACATCCGGGAACTGCTGGCTTCCAACCCGTCCTTCCGTCTGCTTGTCGCCCACGGCTACAGCGACCTCGTCACGCCGTATGGTGTGAGCCGCTACGTCATCGACCATCTGCCGACGTCGCTGACAACAGGGCGCGTGGCGCTGAACGTCTATCCGGGCGGCCATATGTTCTACACCCGGACCGAACAACGCGCTGCTTTCACGGCGGATGCGAAGGCCTTTTACACAGCGCGGCGGCAAGCTTCGCCGGCGGACTGA
- a CDS encoding CynX/NimT family MFS transporter: protein MTSPLQESARTYDLADEQLIDAEADSVPQPEAPIGLSSMRRFVLGASLVLIAFNLRPVFSSASALLPEIRSELGLSALGASLLTTLPVVCLGAFSPLAPRLSQRIGSERTLLFVLFLLAIGTAMRGASSVPLLFIGTALAGACIAVGNVLLPGLVKRDFADRAALMTGCYTMALCAGAASAAGLTLPLERALGGSMADALAAWALPALVVGAIWLPQVLTTKNATRRSGFAVEGLWRDRLAWQVTLFMGLQSALAYCVFGWLVPILRERGLDGVTAGAIVSASVMVQAAACLVAPQIAVRGKDQRLINASLCVIAVVALLGLLFAPLSTVWLWAVLQGIGQGGLIAVAMTTIVLRSRDQHIAAHLSGMAQCVGYLLAAVGPLIVGLLRGWTGSFAWCAVLFVALGAGAAINGWNAGRASYVGARTVEKQ from the coding sequence ATGACCTCCCCATTGCAAGAGTCCGCGCGCACCTACGATCTCGCGGACGAGCAATTGATCGATGCCGAAGCAGACAGCGTTCCGCAGCCGGAAGCGCCGATTGGACTAAGCAGCATGCGCCGCTTCGTGCTTGGCGCCAGCCTTGTCCTCATTGCCTTCAACCTTCGTCCTGTTTTCTCCAGCGCCTCGGCGCTGTTGCCGGAGATTAGAAGCGAGCTTGGTCTTTCGGCACTCGGCGCGAGCCTGCTGACGACCCTGCCGGTCGTTTGCCTGGGTGCCTTCTCTCCGCTGGCGCCGCGCCTTTCGCAGCGCATCGGTTCCGAGCGCACGCTGCTTTTCGTCCTGTTCCTGCTTGCGATCGGAACGGCGATGCGCGGCGCTTCGTCGGTGCCGCTGCTGTTCATCGGAACGGCGCTTGCCGGCGCCTGCATCGCCGTCGGCAACGTGCTGCTGCCCGGGCTTGTGAAGCGTGATTTCGCTGACCGCGCGGCATTGATGACAGGGTGCTACACGATGGCGCTCTGCGCCGGGGCCGCGAGTGCTGCCGGATTGACCCTGCCGCTGGAGCGCGCCCTCGGCGGCTCGATGGCCGACGCCCTGGCCGCCTGGGCGCTACCGGCGCTCGTCGTCGGTGCGATCTGGCTGCCCCAGGTGCTGACGACCAAGAACGCGACACGACGGAGCGGATTTGCTGTCGAAGGGCTGTGGCGCGACCGGCTCGCATGGCAGGTCACGCTGTTCATGGGACTGCAGTCGGCTCTCGCCTACTGCGTCTTCGGCTGGCTCGTTCCGATCCTGCGTGAGCGCGGACTTGACGGCGTCACGGCCGGCGCGATCGTTTCCGCCTCCGTGATGGTCCAGGCCGCGGCTTGCCTGGTCGCGCCGCAGATCGCCGTCAGAGGCAAGGATCAGCGCCTGATCAATGCTTCGCTCTGCGTCATTGCGGTCGTTGCCCTGCTCGGCCTGCTTTTCGCGCCGCTCTCCACCGTCTGGCTGTGGGCCGTATTGCAGGGGATCGGTCAAGGCGGGCTTATCGCGGTTGCCATGACTACGATCGTCTTGCGCTCGCGCGACCAGCACATTGCCGCTCATCTTTCCGGCATGGCGCAATGCGTCGGATACCTGCTTGCGGCGGTCGGTCCGCTGATCGTCGGGCTGCTGCGCGGGTGGACGGGCAGTTTCGCCTGGTGCGCCGTGCTCTTCGTCGCTCTCGGAGCAGGTGCCGCGATCAACGGCTGGAATGCCGGTCGAGCCTCCTATGTCGGGGCGCGGACGGTCGAGAAGCAGTAA
- the otsA gene encoding alpha,alpha-trehalose-phosphate synthase (UDP-forming), producing MSRLVVVSNRVPVPEKGGAAASAGGLAVALLAALQERGGIWMGWSGKSSGDNEPGPLSLEEQGKITFALTDLTEKDVDEYYFGFANRVLWPICHYRLDLAEYGRKEMAGYFRVNRFFAHRLAPLLKPDDTIWIHDYHLIPLAAELRQMGVKNRIGFFHHIPWPPADVLAAMPVHEEIMRGLAAYDLVGFQTDHDLENFAGCLRREEMGDALGDGRFNSGDKIFKGGVYGIGIETEAFAKFARKAVSHAMVHKAKESIIGRDLIIGVDRLDYSKGLTQRIDAFERFVLNNPAHQRNVTYLQVTPKSRSEVPEYEQMQRTVAEQAGRVNGALGTVDWVPIRYINRSLSRPILAGLYRLAKVGLVTPLRDGMNLVAKEYVAAQNPDDPGVLVLSRFAGAARELKGALLVNPYDIVGTANAIARALNMPLEERQERWQRMMDYLLEHDVSRWCDDFLNDLAA from the coding sequence GTGAGCCGTCTCGTCGTTGTTTCCAACCGCGTCCCCGTTCCTGAAAAAGGCGGCGCAGCGGCCTCTGCCGGCGGGCTTGCCGTGGCGTTGCTGGCCGCACTGCAGGAGCGAGGCGGGATCTGGATGGGCTGGTCGGGCAAATCCAGCGGTGACAACGAGCCCGGGCCGCTTTCCCTGGAGGAACAGGGCAAGATCACCTTCGCGCTCACCGACCTCACCGAAAAGGACGTCGATGAGTATTATTTCGGTTTCGCCAACCGCGTGCTCTGGCCGATCTGCCACTACCGGCTCGATCTGGCCGAGTATGGCCGCAAGGAGATGGCCGGCTACTTTCGTGTCAACCGCTTTTTCGCACATCGCCTGGCGCCGCTGCTGAAGCCGGATGACACGATCTGGATCCACGACTATCACCTGATCCCGCTCGCCGCCGAACTTCGGCAGATGGGCGTCAAGAACCGGATCGGCTTCTTCCATCATATTCCCTGGCCGCCCGCGGACGTGCTGGCTGCCATGCCGGTTCACGAGGAGATCATGCGCGGACTTGCGGCGTACGACCTCGTCGGCTTCCAGACGGATCATGACCTGGAGAACTTTGCCGGCTGCCTGCGTCGCGAGGAGATGGGCGACGCGCTTGGCGACGGGCGCTTCAACTCCGGCGACAAGATTTTCAAGGGCGGCGTCTACGGGATCGGCATTGAAACCGAAGCCTTCGCGAAATTCGCGCGGAAGGCGGTCAGCCACGCGATGGTGCACAAGGCCAAGGAAAGCATCATCGGTCGCGACCTGATCATCGGCGTCGACCGGCTGGACTACTCCAAGGGGCTGACGCAGCGCATCGATGCTTTCGAACGCTTCGTGCTCAACAACCCGGCGCACCAGCGCAACGTTACCTATCTGCAGGTCACGCCGAAGTCCCGCTCCGAAGTGCCGGAATATGAGCAGATGCAGCGCACGGTCGCGGAACAAGCGGGACGCGTCAATGGCGCGCTCGGGACGGTGGATTGGGTGCCGATCCGTTATATCAACCGGTCGCTCAGCCGGCCGATCCTGGCGGGTCTCTACCGGCTGGCGAAGGTCGGGCTGGTCACGCCGCTTCGCGATGGGATGAATCTCGTCGCGAAGGAATACGTGGCCGCGCAGAATCCGGATGATCCCGGCGTGCTGGTACTGTCGCGTTTCGCCGGTGCCGCGCGTGAATTGAAGGGCGCGCTGCTGGTCAATCCATACGACATCGTCGGTACGGCGAACGCGATTGCCCGGGCTCTGAACATGCCGCTGGAAGAGCGGCAGGAACGCTGGCAGCGGATGATGGACTATCTGCTCGAGCATGACGTATCGCGCTGGTGCGACGATTTCCTGAACGACCTCGCCGCCTAG
- a CDS encoding pirin family protein codes for MSIRPVKHISTATPTMEGAGVKLHRVFGFGDPSMTDPFLMMDDFRNDNPAEYIRGFPWHPHRGIETITYVLAGTVEHGDSLGNRGLLGAGDIQWMTAGSGIMHQEMPKGDFAGRMHGFQLWANLPSSMKMTAPRYQDVKSADIPVVVDDDGTAVRVICGDFWGKAGPVDGIAAEPIYLDVSVPPGKKKRLPVDTYRNAFAYIFAGSGTFRDASKPFGVRVEKEVNGEELNIRDMSGNRTLVVFDSGDEVTVQAGDEGIRFLLVSGKPIEEPVAWHGPIVMNSRDEIMQAMRELQNGTFIKAAH; via the coding sequence ATGTCGATCCGTCCCGTAAAGCATATCAGCACCGCAACCCCGACCATGGAAGGCGCCGGCGTCAAGCTGCATCGCGTCTTCGGTTTCGGGGACCCGTCGATGACCGATCCGTTCCTGATGATGGACGATTTCCGCAACGACAATCCGGCCGAATACATCCGCGGCTTTCCGTGGCACCCGCATCGCGGCATCGAGACGATCACCTACGTGCTTGCCGGTACCGTGGAGCATGGCGACAGTCTCGGCAATCGCGGCCTGCTTGGCGCCGGCGACATCCAGTGGATGACGGCCGGCAGCGGCATCATGCACCAGGAAATGCCGAAGGGCGACTTTGCCGGGCGCATGCATGGCTTCCAGCTCTGGGCCAACCTTCCCTCGTCGATGAAGATGACGGCGCCGCGCTATCAGGACGTCAAATCGGCGGATATCCCTGTCGTCGTCGATGACGACGGCACGGCGGTTCGGGTCATCTGTGGCGACTTCTGGGGCAAGGCCGGTCCGGTCGACGGGATCGCGGCGGAGCCGATCTATCTCGACGTGTCAGTGCCTCCCGGCAAGAAAAAGCGCCTGCCGGTCGATACCTATCGCAATGCCTTCGCCTACATCTTCGCCGGCTCGGGCACATTCCGGGATGCCTCGAAGCCTTTCGGCGTGCGCGTCGAAAAAGAGGTCAACGGAGAGGAACTCAACATCCGCGACATGTCGGGCAACCGCACGCTTGTCGTATTCGACAGTGGCGACGAGGTGACGGTGCAAGCCGGCGATGAAGGCATTCGCTTCCTGCTCGTTTCGGGCAAGCCGATCGAGGAACCGGTCGCCTGGCACGGGCCGATCGTGATGAACTCGAGAGACGAGATCATGCAGGCAATGCGCGAACTGCAGAACGGCACCTTCATCAAGGCCGCACATTGA
- a CDS encoding FadR/GntR family transcriptional regulator: MQPLTKTNLAIAAIRSEIVAKRWDIGEKLPNEATLSAMLSVSRGTIREAVRVLVSQGFLETRQGSGTYVLSTTDTTTPLSMARRASLRDQFEARCALDVEAARLAALRQTPAIIAELRRLLERRGNFDGGDKAAFIARDLAFHKAVIAASGNRAMIDIYDFFAASIAETIEATLGADIPEPDMQAHADIIDAIETGEPAKADAAVRRFMAPILSALDRKILS; the protein is encoded by the coding sequence ATGCAACCTCTGACCAAGACCAATCTGGCAATTGCTGCCATACGCAGCGAGATTGTCGCGAAGCGCTGGGATATCGGCGAAAAGCTCCCGAACGAAGCGACGCTCTCGGCAATGCTCTCCGTCAGCCGCGGCACCATCCGCGAGGCTGTCCGCGTGCTGGTATCCCAAGGTTTCCTCGAGACGCGGCAGGGTTCTGGTACCTATGTGCTATCGACGACCGACACAACTACGCCGCTCAGCATGGCACGGCGGGCGAGCCTGCGGGATCAGTTCGAAGCTCGCTGCGCGCTCGATGTCGAAGCGGCGCGTCTCGCCGCGCTGCGGCAGACGCCTGCAATCATCGCCGAGCTCAGGCGCCTTCTGGAACGGCGCGGGAATTTCGACGGCGGCGACAAGGCGGCCTTCATCGCGCGTGACCTTGCCTTCCACAAGGCTGTCATCGCCGCCTCGGGCAACCGGGCGATGATCGACATATACGACTTCTTCGCCGCCTCGATCGCCGAGACGATCGAAGCCACGCTCGGCGCTGACATCCCCGAGCCCGACATGCAGGCGCATGCCGATATCATCGACGCCATTGAGACGGGCGAGCCAGCCAAGGCCGACGCCGCGGTACGCCGCTTCATGGCCCCTATTCTGAGCGCCCTAGACCGAAAGATCCTTTCATGA
- a CDS encoding class II glutamine amidotransferase, which produces MCRWAAYRGDPLYLEELVSSPAHSLIEQSHCATRAKTPTNGDGFGVAWYGDRSEPGRYRDTLPAWSDCNLRSLARQIRSPLFLAHVRAATGGGTRRDNCHPFVFENWSFMHNGQISGFERLRRPMEAMLDDELFNARGGTTDSELMFLLALQFGLRQTPIAAMAEMIGFVEGLSLNILGSALVRYTTAFSDGKSLYAIRYATDSKAPTLYASTLGGGFCLVSEPLNDDVDAWAEIPNGSAVVLGEDGIDITPFGAEKPTEAMPRVAVAMPA; this is translated from the coding sequence ATGTGTCGCTGGGCAGCCTATCGCGGAGACCCCCTCTACCTCGAGGAGCTGGTGTCCTCGCCCGCGCACTCCCTGATCGAACAGTCCCATTGCGCCACGCGCGCCAAGACGCCCACGAACGGCGACGGCTTCGGCGTCGCCTGGTATGGCGATCGATCCGAGCCCGGCCGCTACCGTGATACCCTGCCGGCATGGTCCGACTGCAATCTGCGAAGCCTTGCCCGACAGATCCGTTCACCGCTCTTTCTGGCGCATGTGCGCGCGGCAACCGGCGGCGGCACGCGTCGCGACAACTGTCATCCCTTCGTCTTCGAGAACTGGTCGTTCATGCACAACGGCCAGATATCAGGCTTCGAGCGCCTGCGCCGGCCGATGGAAGCGATGCTTGACGACGAGTTGTTCAACGCACGCGGCGGCACGACGGATTCCGAGCTGATGTTCCTGCTGGCGCTGCAGTTCGGTTTGCGCCAGACACCCATTGCCGCCATGGCCGAAATGATCGGCTTCGTGGAAGGGCTGTCGCTCAATATCCTCGGATCGGCACTCGTTCGCTACACGACCGCATTCTCCGACGGCAAATCGCTTTACGCCATCCGCTATGCGACCGACAGCAAGGCGCCCACGCTGTACGCCTCGACCCTCGGCGGCGGCTTCTGCCTCGTGTCCGAGCCGCTCAACGACGATGTCGACGCATGGGCTGAGATCCCGAATGGAAGTGCCGTCGTGCTCGGCGAGGACGGGATCGATATCACGCCGTTCGGCGCCGAGAAGCCGACCGAAGCTATGCCTCGAGTTGCTGTCGCTATGCCTGCCTGA